Proteins co-encoded in one Alcanivorax sp. genomic window:
- a CDS encoding lipoprotein, whose protein sequence is MRLSALCLLALLAGCGQKGPLYFAPDETEQPATSQPAPDTADDTQQDDEQD, encoded by the coding sequence ATGCGCCTCTCCGCCCTGTGCCTGCTTGCCCTCCTTGCCGGATGCGGCCAGAAAGGTCCGCTGTATTTTGCCCCGGACGAGACCGAACAGCCGGCCACCAGTCAACCGGCCCCTGACACCGCTGACGATACTCAGCAAGACGACGAACAGGACTGA